One stretch of Gambusia affinis linkage group LG05, SWU_Gaff_1.0, whole genome shotgun sequence DNA includes these proteins:
- the LOC122831637 gene encoding apolipoprotein A-I-like, whose product MKVLAVLVLAVFTGCNANLFYADAPKPQLEVMTDAFWDYVGKATQTADDTLQMIRKSQFGQDISARLTDGAEAASQYAVTLQEQLPPRAQELITRVTQEAEDLRDRLNTDLNNAREKLEPYTENLKVQIRERVEQLKQELAPYTESLDTETLRTTVIQKSEELKTQLEQSVQELQTHLGPYTDDLKQKVDQHLEDFKQRVAPVTERVQDQLTQRAQQVKEIAAPYVDNLRERLDPYAQDLQTRLTSLYESYIKAN is encoded by the exons ATGAAGGTCCTTGCTGTGCTCGTCCTGGCCGTTTTCACCG GCTGCAATGCCAACCTCTTCTACGCTGACGCTCCCAAGCCACAGCTGGAAGTAATGACTGATGCTTTCTGGGACTATGTCGGCAAAGCAACCCAGACAGCTGATGACACCCTTCAGATGATCAGAAAGTCCCAGTTTGGCCAGGATATCAG TGCCCGTCTCACCGACGGCGCTGAAGCAGCCAGCCAGTATGCAGTCACCCTGCAGGAGCAGCTCCCACCCAGAGCCCAGGAACTGATCACCAGAGTCACCCAAGAGGCAGAAGATCTGAGAGATCGCTTGAACACCGACCTGAACAACGCCCGGGAGAAGCTGGAGCCCTACACTGAGAACCTGAAGGTCCAGATCAGGGAGAGAGTGGAGCAGCTCAAGCAGGAGCTGGCCCCCTACACCGAGAGTTTGGATACTGAGACCCTGAGGACCACAGTCATCCAGAAAAGCGAGGAGCTGAAGACTCAGCTGGAGCAGAGTGTGCAGGAGCTGCAGACTCACCTGGGGCCCTACACCGACGACCTGAAGCAGAAGGTTGACCAGCACCTGGAAGACTTCAAGCAGAGAGTCGCTCCCGTGACCGAGAGAGTCCAGGACCAGCTCACACAGAGAGCCCAGCAGGTGAAGGAAATTGCTGCCCCATACGTAGACAACCTGAGGGAGAGGCTGGACCCCTATGCCCAGGACCTCCAGACTCGTCTCACCTCCCTCTATGAATCCTACATCAAGGCCAACTAA
- the LOC122831179 gene encoding apolipoprotein A-IV-like has protein sequence MKVFVLLIAAVLSGCNANLFYADAPKPKLEVLTDAFWDYIAKATQTADDTLEMIRSSPIGQEVNARLTESADLASKYAVTLQEQLSPAAEDLMNKITTEADMLKSVLTQELSSVRGKLEPYTENMKAQIQQRVEQLKQELAPYADSLDSDALRSTLIQKSEELKTNLEQSVKDLQAQLGPYTDDLKQKVDRHLEAFQKSVAPMTEKVQVELTQRASLVKQIVAPYAEDLREKLDPYAQDLQSQLMSLYQSFLEAN, from the exons ATGAAGGTGTTTGTGTTGCTAATCGCCGCAGTGCTCTCTG GCTGCAATGCCAACCTTTTCTATGCTGATGCTCCAAAGCCAAAGTTAGAAGTGTTGACTGATGCTTTCTGGGACTACATTGCCAAGGCCACACAAACAGCTGATGATACTCTGGAGATGATTAGGAGCTCACCAATTGGACAGGAAGTTAA TGCTCGCTTGACAGAGAGTGCTGACTTAGCCAGCAAGTATGCTGTGACCCTGCAGGAGCAGCTTTCCCCCGCAGCCGAGGACTTGATGAACAAGATCACCACAGAggctgacatgctgaaaagtgTGCTGACCCAAGAGCTCAGCTCTGTCAGAGGCAAACTGGAGCCCTACACAGAGAACATGAAGGCCCAGATCCAGCAGAGGGTTGAGCAGCTCAAGCAGGAGCTGGCCCCCTACGCAGACTCGCTGGACTCCGATGCGCTGAGGTCCACCTTGATTCAAAAGAGCGAAGAGCTGAAGACCAACCTGGAGCAGAGCGTGAAGGACCTACAGGCTCAACTGGGGCCCTACACAGATGACCTGAAGCAAAAGGTTGACCGGCACCTGGAAGCGTTCCAGAAAAGCGTTGCCCCCATGACCGAGAAGGTCCAGGTAGAACTGACCCAGAGAGCCAGTCTGGTGAAGCAAATTGTGGCTCCCTATGCTGAGGACCTGAGAGAGAAACTGGACCCCTATGCTCAGGATCTCCAGTCCCAGCTCATGTCTCTCTACCAGTCATTCCTCGAAGCCAACTAA
- the LOC122831136 gene encoding meprin A subunit beta-like encodes MQLDGEIVVIERNTNEEDLTLDDIREPPNLQRSTLLSGDKLWTSPVPYVLDKGLDLNAKGVIMRAFEQFRLKSCIDFKPRDSEEYYINIQKSDGCWSYIGRIFSNGQNLSIGAGCDKIGTVEHELLHALGFYHEQSRYDRDDYVRIELANIQPGKENNFDKYSSSVSTTHGVPYDYMSVMHYGKNAFSNGNGATIITINPKFQDVIGQRLEMSPSDALELNLRYNCKSTVAFNSYCGFSNGSMCQMSRCSQGGISWEVVTQVHGGPSSDHTSLPSGNGDNGNETGYFIHVSTTSGQEGDSTLLETKIVKPTRACNVQCLQFYYFHSGNKLDELNIWIREFQNEQDITGTLRLMGQIIGSPTSHWKFHHVSLNATKDFQVVFEVRKGAGNSTGGFSIDDINLSETECPHFAWQIDDLEILLNTNSYGASMTSPRQFSKDGYAYRLVAKLYKTYVSMYMQLLSSKNDDQLQYPCLQRHMIFQLMDQTVNKQLQMSKQYSFVSDEKDVFSGFSVWENPRKTKYGSFNENGEIIYYGLLWDYNNIVTLEELQSREFLKGGSAIFMFNFEDLTPLINGTTLPCPQLKPVRITNPPPNQNESPCSARVSPSINPPSTSPEDRTLSTVHPPPTTDNRTTTTIHPLPTTDRTSSTIHPPPVTDKISSTIVPPLDTTTDDRTSSTIHPPPITDKRPSSTIHPPPTTDNRISSTIVPPLDTTTDDRTSSTIHPPPITDKRPSSTIHPPPTTDNRISPTTIPRPDTTTAERIPSTNVPPPDSTTDNRISTTATPPPTTTDDRYSQI; translated from the exons ATGCAG TTAGATGGAGAAATAGTCG TGattgaaagaaacacaaatgaagAAG ATTTGACTCTTGACGACATTCGGGAG CCTCCAAACCTTCAAAGGAGCACCCTTCTTTCTGGAGATAAACTATGGACATCCCCAGTTCCATATGTCTTGGATAAAGGCCTGG ACTTGAATGCTAAAGGAGTCATCATGAGAGCCTTTGAACAGTTCAGACTGAAGTCATGCATTGATTTCAAACCGAGGGATTCTGAGGAATATTACATTAACATCCAGAAGTCAGACGG TTGCTGGTCATACATTGGTCGAATATTCTCCAATGGTCAGAATCTCTCTATTGGTGCAGGCTGTGACAAAATTGGGACTGTTGAACATGAGCTTCTTCATGCTCTTGGTTTCTACCATGAACAGTCTAGATATGACAGAGATGATTATGTACGGATTGAATTAGCCAACATCCAACcag GTAAAGAGAATAATTTTGACAAGTATAGCAGTAGTGTGAGCACTACACATGGAGTCCCATATGACTACATGTCGGTGATGCACTATGGCAAAAATGCATTCTCAAATGGCAATGGCGCTACAATTATCACCATCAACCCCAAATTCCAAGATGTGATTGGTCAAAGGCTGGAAATGAGTCCTAGTGATGCTCTAGAGCTGAACCTTCGCTACAACTGCA AGTCAACTGTTGCCTTTAATTCTTACTGTGGCTTTTCGAATGGATCGATGTGCCAAATGAGCCGCTGCTCACAGGGTGGAATTAGCTGGGAAGTTGTTACTCAAGTTCATGGGGGCCCCAGTTCTGACCATACCAGTCTGCCAAGTGGAAATGGAGACAACG GTAATGAAACTGGGTACTTCATCCATGTGAGCACAACATCAGGACAAGAGGGAGATTCAACTCTACTGGAAACCAAGATAGTGAAACCTACCAGGGCATGTAATGTCCAGTGTCTGCAGTTCTACTATTTCCACAGTGGAAATAAGTTAGATGAACTTAATATCTGGATCAGAGAGTTTCAAAATGAGCAGGACATCACAGGAACTCTTCGCCTAATGGGACAAATTATTG GTTCACCAACATCTCACTGGAAGTTCCACCACGTTTCCTTGAATGCCACCAAGGACTTCCAGGTTGTGTTTGAGGTTCGGAAAGGAGCAGGAAACTCCACAGGAGGTTTCTCAATTGATGACATCAATCTCTCAGAGACAGAGTGTCCACACTTTGCTTGGCAGATTGATGACTTGGAGattcttttaaacacaaacagctatGGAGCCAGTATGACCAGCCCACGACAATTCTCCAAAGACGGCTATGCATACCGTCTAGTTGctaaactttacaaaacatatGTTTCAATGTACATGCAGCTCTTGTCTAGTAAGAATGATGACCAGCTGCAATATCCTTGTCTGCAAAGACATATGATTTTCCAGTTGATGGATCAAACCGTGAACAAGCAACTGCAAATGTCCAAGCaatatagttttgtttctgatgaaAAGGACGTATTTTCTG GTTTCTCTGTCTGGGAGAATCCCAGGAAGACTAAATATGGATCATTTAATGAGAATGGAGAAATAATCTATTATGGGCTTCTCTGGGATTACAACAATATTGTAACATTAGAAGAATTGCAATCCAGAGAGTTCCTCAAGGGAGGAAGTGCCATTTTCATGTTCAACTTTGAAG ATCTCACCCCACTAATCAATGGAACAACTTTACCATGTCCTCAGTTAAAACCAGTGAGGATAACAAATCCTCCACCAAATCAGAATGAAAGTCCATGCTCTGCACG AGTATCCCCAAGCATCAACCCACCTTCTACATCACCAGAAGACAG GACTTTATCTACTGTCCATCCGCCTCCCACTACAGACAACAG GACTACAACTACCATCCATCCACTTCCAACTACAGACAG GACTTCATCTACCATCCATCCACCTCCCGTTACAGACAA AATCTCATCCACCATCGTTCCACCACTTGATACAACAACAGATGACAG GACTTCATCTACCATCCATCCACCTCCCATTACAGATAAAAG GCCTTCATCTACCATCCATCCACCTCCCACTACAGACAACAG AATCTCATCCACCATCGTTCCACCACTTGATACAACAACAGATGACAG GACTTCATCTACCATCCATCCACCTCCCATTACAGATAAAAG GCCTTCATCTACCATCCATCCACCTCCCACTACAGACAACAG AATCTCACCCACCACCATTCCAAGACCTGATACAACAACAGCTGAAAG AATCCCATCCACCAACGTTCCACCACCGGATTCGACGACAGACAACAG aatctCAACCACGGCGACTCCACCACCTACTACGACAGATGACAGGTATTCCCAGATTTAA